The Pseudostreptobacillus hongkongensis genome includes the window ATATTGTAATTATACTTACATTGAAAAAATCTATAAACAGTGCACCTACTATAGGTACTACTAAAAATGCTAATTTAGAATCTCCATAAATTTCTTCTACTGATTTCATATTTGCTAATGCATTTGGTGTTGCTCCCATTCCAAATCCTATATGTCCTGCTGATATTATTGCAGCATCATAATTTCTACCCATTACATTAAATGTTATGTATCTTATGAATAAATAAGACAGTACACATTGAGCCGCTAATAATACAAATAGAGGAAGTGCAAGTGATGACAATTCCCATAATTTTAAAGAAATTAAGGCTATAGATAAGAATAAGTTTAAAGATATATTTTCTAATACTTGTATTTCTTTTAAAGGTAATTCATCATAAGCATAATCAGATATATTCCTTATAATCACAGCAATTAACATAGGACCTATATATACAGGTAAATTTAATCCTATCATTTTTAGACCCATATTTAAAAATGTTCCAAAACTCATACATAATAACAGTATAAAGAAAGCCTTAGCAAATCTTTCATCATTTAATTCATGTATGTCTATATTTTCAATATCATATCCTTCAAATTTTTCTTTACCTTTTAAACCATATTTATTAATTAAACTTTTAGAAATTGATGGACCCATAATAGATCCTGCTATAAGTCCA containing:
- the gltS gene encoding sodium/glutamate symporter, translating into FVKNLKLKRKIKIFQKYCIPNPVIGGFIFSILSLILMEFNIVQFKFDTTLQTFFMIMFFTSVGFNASLSLLKKGGYKVFLFLFVSVLLIIFQNVVAVALGKIMGINPLIALMTGSTPMTGGHGTSTAIAESLNIDFAKSVAIASATFGLIAGSIMGPSISKSLINKYGLKGKEKFEGYDIENIDIHELNDERFAKAFFILLLCMSFGTFLNMGLKMIGLNLPVYIGPMLIAVIIRNISDYAYDELPLKEIQVLENISLNLFLSIALISLKLWELSSLALPLFVLLAAQCVLSYLFIRYITFNVMGRNYDAAIISAGHIGFGMGATPNALANMKSVEEIYGDSKLAFLVVPIVGALFIDFFNVSIITIFIEIFR